A single region of the Sulfitobacter geojensis genome encodes:
- a CDS encoding ferritin-like domain-containing protein, which produces MTAGPRQLNKARRADPDGNPAYREPVLGNPVSTLMESGVGNCFPGLEFDLRQLDVRFFPGLVFEFLGITPAGPDGTQGARLTYAFPKGDPIIADKYTDDGPDWVTDLKKQFAGPAGSALGSGTWYLHFVEQDGKRIMLYDYSLYQNGVGLVPYEGETAWWIIRLIEPEKPLTIALTQRAPDGSPSGAPVVLTGRRRMFLNDEGMIDPVYHPGELTSSMCSPWTHDFRDCACHYWASNHPDVVLGDVDDPQQQLPDGTDKNDPAQAVTFIDWMRRRHLPLRDVSAQTTLEKARPDRYDPYEINLHWEELDFVLQGQETDATTDLKKLQPHAPYQELDDLIADLHELAGMELTLALEYLYAYFSLREPDEVTPQQEAAWPGLTEDLRAARQLILSVALSEMTHLRWVNQTLWLIFAAYPDIGTYEPVLSPSTVEADPNSAVGQSGTGKLRPATQDVLQNFVDIERPGGDLDTEYVKLVAYLREYMDDFPEGLYQLAVRIDSDGMQHYQKFRDVKRILEPYAAQEALYLRPIEEARPDASAVQPALTLIDSALEALRKGYLIEANLGDMATANAEIKSARDAMHALSDMALALARENIGVPFFARLK; this is translated from the coding sequence ATGACAGCCGGACCCAGACAATTGAACAAGGCCCGCAGGGCCGATCCCGACGGCAACCCCGCATATCGTGAACCGGTCTTGGGCAATCCGGTGTCGACCTTGATGGAATCCGGTGTCGGGAATTGCTTTCCAGGATTGGAATTCGATCTGCGCCAGTTAGATGTGCGGTTCTTTCCGGGCTTGGTGTTTGAATTCCTTGGCATCACCCCTGCGGGACCGGATGGCACGCAAGGCGCGCGGCTGACCTATGCTTTTCCCAAGGGCGATCCGATCATCGCGGATAAATACACCGATGACGGCCCCGATTGGGTCACTGACCTGAAAAAACAGTTTGCCGGTCCGGCCGGTTCGGCGCTGGGCAGCGGTACGTGGTATCTGCATTTCGTCGAACAGGACGGCAAGCGGATCATGCTGTATGACTATTCGCTTTATCAGAATGGCGTGGGGCTGGTGCCTTATGAGGGGGAAACCGCGTGGTGGATCATCCGCCTGATCGAGCCGGAAAAGCCGCTGACCATTGCCCTGACGCAACGCGCGCCGGATGGATCGCCCAGCGGCGCACCCGTTGTGCTGACCGGACGGCGGCGTATGTTCCTGAACGACGAAGGGATGATTGATCCGGTTTACCACCCTGGTGAACTTACCTCGTCCATGTGCAGCCCCTGGACACATGATTTTCGCGATTGTGCCTGCCACTATTGGGCGTCGAACCACCCCGATGTTGTCTTGGGTGACGTTGACGACCCGCAGCAACAACTGCCCGACGGGACGGACAAGAACGATCCGGCACAGGCGGTCACGTTTATCGACTGGATGCGCAGACGGCATTTGCCGCTGAGGGATGTATCGGCCCAGACCACCTTGGAAAAAGCGCGCCCCGATAGATACGATCCTTACGAAATCAACCTGCATTGGGAGGAGCTGGATTTCGTCCTGCAGGGGCAGGAGACCGACGCGACAACTGATTTGAAAAAGCTGCAACCGCACGCGCCCTACCAAGAGCTCGACGATTTGATTGCCGACCTGCACGAACTGGCGGGGATGGAGCTGACCTTGGCACTGGAATACCTTTATGCCTATTTCAGCCTGCGTGAACCTGACGAAGTGACGCCGCAGCAAGAGGCCGCATGGCCCGGCCTGACAGAAGACTTGCGCGCGGCACGGCAATTGATCCTTTCGGTTGCGCTCAGTGAAATGACGCATCTGCGTTGGGTCAATCAAACGCTATGGCTGATCTTTGCGGCCTATCCCGATATCGGCACTTATGAACCCGTCCTGTCACCCAGCACGGTCGAAGCAGACCCCAACAGCGCAGTGGGCCAAAGCGGTACGGGGAAATTGCGCCCCGCGACACAGGACGTTTTGCAGAACTTTGTAGACATCGAACGCCCCGGTGGGGATCTTGATACGGAATACGTCAAACTGGTCGCATACTTGCGCGAATATATGGATGATTTTCCCGAGGGGTTGTATCAACTTGCCGTGCGGATCGACAGCGACGGGATGCAACACTACCAGAAGTTCCGCGATGTGAAGCGTATCCTGGAACCCTACGCCGCTCAGGAAGCCCTGTATCTGCGCCCCATCGAAGAGGCGAGGCCAGACGCGTCTGCGGTCCAGCCGGCCCTGACCTTGATTGACTCGGCGCTGGAAGCCCTGCGCAAGGGGTATCTGATCGAAGCAAACCTTGGCGATATGGCAACGGCCAATGCAGAGATAAAAAGCGCACGCGATGCCATGCACGCCCTTAGCGATATGGCCTTGGCCCTTGCCCGCGAAAACATTGGCGTGCCGTTTTTTGCGCGTTTAAAATGA
- a CDS encoding radical SAM/SPASM domain-containing protein — MTGVLPDIKRKPPSGLAHVAGDLVLMAETAAIFGLSDVQAANLRIALQAGDATAAPELARLGLEAPTLGAPPAVGVHPVRALALTVSQTCNLACGYCYAAGGSFGGADTRMGWDVAKRAIDQLIDATVPGGGVKIAFMGGEPMVARDLIRNSVTYANERGAARAVQVGYSLTTNGTLISAEDAAFFARHRFAVTVSLDGGQAVNDRLRPDRAGKGSFARVAKRLAPLLDHHDRISLGARVTVTPHNLDLPQVIDDIAALGFASVGVSPMISSPTGQGALVGQDFAQLLSAMTECGEAWMTATLAGRAHPFANLATVLGELHRGNPRSHGCGAARDYLAVDASGDYSACHRFVKDPLGAMGDLENGPDDAARAAFLDARTVERQTPCQTCWARRLCGGGCHQEVLHAGRPACDFVRGWLDYGLRSYGRLTAAQPDWFDAQV; from the coding sequence ATGACGGGGGTTCTGCCAGATATCAAACGGAAACCGCCCAGCGGGTTGGCCCATGTGGCGGGCGATCTGGTGTTGATGGCGGAAACTGCTGCGATCTTTGGTCTGTCCGACGTGCAAGCGGCGAATTTACGTATCGCCCTGCAGGCAGGGGATGCGACGGCCGCTCCTGAACTCGCGCGGTTGGGGCTGGAGGCACCGACCCTTGGTGCGCCGCCCGCTGTTGGTGTTCATCCCGTGCGGGCGTTGGCCCTGACGGTTTCGCAAACCTGCAATCTGGCCTGCGGATATTGCTATGCGGCGGGGGGGAGTTTTGGCGGCGCGGACACGCGCATGGGATGGGACGTCGCCAAACGTGCGATTGATCAACTGATCGACGCGACCGTGCCGGGCGGCGGTGTGAAAATTGCCTTTATGGGGGGTGAACCCATGGTGGCGCGGGATTTGATCCGAAATTCAGTGACTTATGCAAATGAACGCGGGGCGGCGCGGGCTGTTCAGGTCGGATATTCCCTGACCACCAATGGGACGTTGATCTCTGCCGAGGACGCGGCATTCTTTGCCCGTCATCGGTTTGCCGTGACGGTTTCTTTGGATGGCGGACAGGCGGTGAACGACCGGTTACGCCCCGATCGCGCGGGCAAAGGCAGCTTTGCGCGCGTTGCAAAACGCCTTGCGCCCTTGCTGGATCATCACGACCGGATTTCGCTTGGCGCACGGGTGACGGTGACCCCGCATAATCTGGATTTGCCACAGGTTATTGACGACATCGCAGCACTTGGCTTTGCTTCGGTCGGGGTGTCACCGATGATTTCATCGCCTACAGGACAGGGGGCTTTGGTCGGGCAGGATTTTGCACAATTGCTGTCCGCGATGACCGAGTGCGGCGAGGCATGGATGACAGCGACCCTTGCAGGGCGCGCGCATCCGTTTGCCAATCTGGCCACTGTGCTGGGCGAACTCCATCGCGGAAACCCGCGCAGTCATGGTTGCGGTGCTGCGCGTGATTATCTGGCGGTGGATGCCTCGGGCGATTATTCGGCCTGTCACCGGTTTGTAAAAGATCCGCTGGGCGCGATGGGTGATCTGGAAAACGGACCGGATGATGCAGCGCGCGCCGCGTTTCTGGATGCGCGCACGGTGGAACGCCAAACCCCGTGTCAAACCTGCTGGGCGCGGCGGCTGTGTGGTGGCGGGTGTCATCAAGAAGTATTGCACGCGGGGCGTCCGGCGTGTGATTTTGTACGGGGGTGGCTGGATTACGGGCTGCGATCCTACGGGCGGCTGACCGCGGCACAGCCCGACTGGTTTGATGCGCAAGTCTAG
- a CDS encoding NAD(P)/FAD-dependent oxidoreductase, whose translation MRKSSVQVAVAGAGPAGAIAARQLGLAGLDVVLIDPFVTPAGHLIESFPASGAPMAEEIGLLAAICDVSDGPAEAMFMAWRGVPETRTFEGAGPLLLDRIALHEKVRAEALRHVTPLQARLRGVVKSGRKVELSTSAGTIRCDMLIDARGRQAQKRAASDVTALPFSAVNDLPPHQMWLEALPDGWVWACSLGGGVVQGAVFQRAAVLAGMRGPARAAYVADCLAGTDTFVGARGIDAGKPAAAGLSAAADPLVSERHILVGDAALARDPIASHGLVHAMRSGVQGALAVLTALDRDCDSHAAFSFMRHKHREAVAAAQLATQRAYADQSRFEAPFWATCEPPRSIPDQPDIGQGAVTLAAPLTRAPVLENDRIRWRPAIELSASDSFLTGLGSISALDIAAACRPAAPLPEIANRLGRQHDMPAVFEVLERLTLGGAFVQAAVAP comes from the coding sequence ATGCGCAAGTCTAGCGTTCAGGTCGCGGTCGCAGGCGCGGGACCGGCCGGTGCGATTGCCGCGCGTCAATTGGGTCTGGCCGGTCTTGATGTGGTGCTGATCGATCCGTTTGTGACGCCGGCAGGGCATCTGATCGAAAGTTTTCCGGCCTCAGGCGCGCCAATGGCGGAGGAAATTGGCCTGCTCGCGGCGATTTGCGATGTCAGTGACGGCCCTGCCGAAGCGATGTTTATGGCGTGGCGCGGCGTGCCGGAAACGCGTACGTTCGAAGGGGCGGGGCCACTGCTGCTGGACCGGATCGCTTTGCATGAAAAGGTGCGGGCAGAGGCGTTGCGGCATGTTACGCCCTTACAGGCGCGACTGCGGGGCGTGGTGAAATCGGGCCGTAAGGTCGAGCTGTCAACGAGCGCAGGTACGATCCGATGCGACATGTTGATCGACGCGCGGGGGCGACAGGCGCAAAAGCGGGCAGCGTCGGATGTGACCGCCCTGCCGTTTTCCGCAGTAAACGATTTGCCCCCCCATCAGATGTGGCTTGAGGCGTTGCCGGACGGCTGGGTCTGGGCCTGCTCACTTGGCGGCGGCGTGGTGCAGGGGGCCGTGTTCCAGCGCGCTGCTGTTTTGGCGGGGATGCGTGGGCCGGCTCGGGCTGCCTATGTCGCGGATTGTTTGGCCGGTACGGACACCTTTGTGGGGGCACGCGGGATTGATGCGGGGAAACCTGCTGCTGCGGGACTTTCGGCCGCGGCTGATCCGTTGGTATCCGAGCGTCATATTCTGGTGGGAGATGCGGCACTGGCACGTGATCCAATTGCCTCGCACGGGTTGGTGCATGCCATGCGCAGCGGTGTCCAAGGGGCGCTGGCGGTGCTGACGGCGCTTGATCGCGACTGCGACAGCCATGCCGCTTTCAGTTTCATGCGCCACAAACACCGCGAAGCCGTAGCTGCGGCGCAGCTTGCCACGCAGCGGGCCTATGCGGATCAATCGCGTTTTGAAGCGCCGTTCTGGGCAACGTGCGAACCACCCCGCAGCATACCGGACCAGCCGGACATCGGCCAAGGCGCGGTCACGCTGGCGGCACCGTTGACCCGCGCGCCGGTGTTGGAAAACGACCGCATACGTTGGAGGCCAGCGATCGAATTGTCCGCGAGTGACAGTTTCCTGACAGGTTTAGGGTCGATCAGCGCGTTAGACATTGCTGCGGCCTGTCGCCCCGCAGCGCCATTGCCTGAAATCGCCAACCGTCTGGGCCGCCAACATGACATGCCGGCGGTTTTTGAAGTCCTGGAACGCCTGACGCTTGGCGGTGCCTTTGTTCAGGCCGCGGTTGCGCCCTGA